One window from the genome of Aeromonas sp. FDAARGOS 1405 encodes:
- the trpS gene encoding tryptophan--tRNA ligase, giving the protein MTKPIVLSGAQPSGQLTIGNYMGALRQWVNMQDEYDCLYCIVDLHAITTRQDPVALRKACLDAAALYLAVGIDPKKSTVFIQSHVPQHAELGWILNCYTQMGELSRMTQFKDKSARFENNVNVGLFGYPVLMAADILLYQANQVPVGNDQKQHLELTRDICTRFNNLYGDVFTMPEPFIPTEGARVMSLQDPTKKMSKSDDNEANFIGLLEDPKQIVKKIKRAVTDSDEPAVVRFDPENKPGVSNLLTLMSGVTGRSIPELEQHFEGKMYGHLKTETAEAVVALLEPIQARFHELRQDEAHLIAILAEGAQKARERAEKTLTSVYDVVGFVPRA; this is encoded by the coding sequence ATGACCAAACCAATCGTATTGAGCGGGGCGCAGCCCTCCGGTCAGCTGACCATCGGCAACTACATGGGCGCGTTGCGTCAGTGGGTCAATATGCAGGATGAGTACGACTGCCTCTACTGCATCGTCGACCTGCATGCCATTACCACCCGCCAAGATCCGGTTGCCCTGCGCAAGGCCTGCCTCGATGCTGCTGCCCTCTATCTGGCGGTCGGTATCGATCCCAAGAAGAGCACCGTTTTCATCCAGTCTCACGTGCCGCAGCATGCCGAGTTGGGCTGGATCCTCAACTGCTACACCCAGATGGGTGAGCTGTCGCGCATGACCCAGTTCAAGGACAAGTCCGCCCGTTTCGAGAACAACGTCAACGTCGGCCTGTTCGGTTATCCGGTGCTGATGGCCGCCGATATCCTGCTCTATCAGGCCAATCAGGTGCCGGTCGGCAACGACCAGAAGCAGCATCTCGAGCTGACCCGCGATATCTGCACCCGCTTCAACAACCTCTATGGTGACGTGTTCACCATGCCGGAGCCCTTCATTCCGACCGAAGGGGCGCGGGTGATGAGCCTGCAGGATCCGACCAAGAAGATGTCCAAGTCGGATGACAACGAGGCCAACTTCATCGGCTTGCTGGAAGATCCCAAGCAGATCGTCAAGAAGATCAAGCGTGCGGTAACCGACTCCGACGAGCCTGCGGTGGTGCGTTTCGATCCGGAAAACAAACCGGGCGTCTCCAACCTGCTGACCCTGATGTCCGGGGTGACGGGTCGCTCCATCCCGGAGCTGGAGCAGCACTTCGAAGGCAAGATGTATGGTCACCTCAAGACCGAGACCGCCGAAGCCGTGGTTGCGCTGCTGGAACCGATCCAGGCTCGTTTCCACGAGTTGCGTCAGGATGAGGCCCATCTGATCGCGATTCTTGCCGAAGGGGCACAAAAGGCGCGTGAAAGAGCTGAAAAAACCCTGACCAGCGTATATGATGTAGTCGGCTTCGTTCCTCGAGCCTGA
- a CDS encoding aminodeoxychorismate synthase component II, with the protein MLLLIDNYDSFTWNLVQYFGALGQEVVVKRNDELTLDAIAQLSPRFLVISPGPCTPNEAGISLDAISHFAGKLPILGVCLGHQSLAQAFGARVVRARQVMHGKTSLIRHRNEGVFKGLNNPLRVTRYHSLVVERDTLPDCFDITAWSEHADGSFDEIMGLRHKTLPVEGVQFHPESILSEQGHQLLANFLARS; encoded by the coding sequence ATGCTGTTGTTGATCGATAACTACGACTCTTTTACCTGGAACCTGGTGCAATATTTCGGCGCCCTGGGACAAGAGGTTGTGGTCAAGCGCAATGATGAACTGACGCTCGATGCCATAGCGCAGCTCTCCCCCCGTTTTCTGGTGATCTCTCCCGGTCCCTGTACGCCCAATGAGGCGGGGATCTCTCTCGATGCCATCAGCCACTTCGCTGGCAAGCTGCCCATTCTCGGCGTCTGTCTCGGTCATCAGTCGCTGGCGCAGGCCTTCGGCGCCCGCGTAGTGCGTGCCCGTCAGGTAATGCACGGCAAAACCTCGCTCATCCGCCATCGCAATGAGGGGGTGTTCAAGGGGCTCAACAACCCGCTGCGGGTGACTCGTTACCACTCGCTGGTGGTGGAGCGCGACACGCTGCCCGATTGCTTCGACATCACCGCCTGGAGCGAGCATGCCGATGGCTCGTTTGACGAGATCATGGGGCTGCGCCACAAGACGCTCCCTGTCGAGGGTGTTCAGTTCCATCCGGAGAGTATTTTGAGCGAGCAGGGCCATCAGTTGCTGGCCAACTTTCTGGCGCGTTCATAA
- a CDS encoding aspartate aminotransferase family protein, which produces MSELLAVTREVFDEVMVPNYAPAKIIPVRGEGSRVWDQEGREYVDFAGGIAVNGLGHCHPKLVEALKTQGEKLWHLSNVMTNEPALRLAKKLVAATFADKVYFCNSGAEANEAALKLARRYAIEKFGEQKTQIIAFNQGFHGRTFFTVSVGGQAAYSDGFGPKPGDITHVPYNDLASLADVISDNTCAVVMEPLQGEGGIIRPTDEFAKGVRELCDKHNALLIYDEVQSGVGRTGELYAYMGLGVTPDILTSAKALGGGFPIGAMLTTSEIASYLKVGTHGSTYGGNPLACAVAEAVIDVINTPEVLAGIKQREQLFRDGLEAINAKYHCFSEIRGKGLLLGAALSEEYKGRSRDFLLASIDQGLMALVAGTNVVRFAPSLVIPEADIKEGLARFEKAVAQVVNA; this is translated from the coding sequence ATGTCAGAGTTGTTGGCAGTGACACGTGAAGTGTTTGATGAAGTGATGGTTCCCAACTATGCGCCCGCCAAGATCATCCCGGTGCGTGGTGAAGGGTCACGTGTCTGGGATCAGGAAGGGCGCGAGTATGTCGACTTCGCCGGTGGCATCGCCGTCAACGGTTTGGGTCACTGTCATCCCAAGCTGGTCGAGGCCCTGAAAACCCAGGGCGAGAAGCTGTGGCACCTCTCCAACGTCATGACCAACGAGCCGGCCCTGCGTCTGGCCAAGAAGCTGGTTGCCGCCACCTTCGCCGACAAGGTCTACTTCTGCAACTCAGGCGCCGAAGCGAATGAAGCTGCCCTCAAGCTGGCTCGCCGCTACGCCATCGAGAAGTTTGGCGAGCAGAAGACCCAGATCATCGCCTTCAATCAGGGTTTCCACGGCCGAACCTTCTTTACCGTCAGCGTCGGTGGCCAGGCTGCCTACTCCGATGGCTTCGGTCCCAAGCCCGGTGACATTACCCATGTTCCCTACAACGATCTGGCCTCGCTGGCTGACGTGATCTCCGACAACACCTGTGCCGTGGTGATGGAGCCGCTGCAGGGGGAGGGTGGCATCATTCGTCCAACCGACGAGTTTGCCAAAGGGGTGCGCGAGCTGTGCGACAAGCACAATGCCCTGCTCATCTATGACGAAGTGCAGTCCGGTGTCGGTCGTACCGGCGAGCTCTACGCCTACATGGGGCTTGGCGTCACGCCGGACATCCTCACCAGCGCCAAGGCACTGGGTGGCGGTTTCCCCATCGGCGCCATGCTGACTACCAGCGAAATCGCCTCTTACCTGAAAGTGGGCACTCACGGCTCTACTTACGGTGGCAACCCGCTGGCCTGTGCGGTGGCGGAAGCAGTGATCGATGTGATCAACACCCCGGAGGTGTTGGCGGGTATCAAGCAACGCGAGCAGCTGTTCCGTGATGGGCTTGAAGCCATCAATGCCAAGTACCACTGCTTTAGCGAAATCCGCGGCAAGGGGCTGCTGCTGGGCGCCGCTCTGAGCGAAGAGTACAAGGGGCGCTCGCGCGACTTCCTGTTGGCCTCCATCGATCAGGGGCTGATGGCGCTGGTTGCCGGCACCAACGTGGTTCGTTTTGCTCCTTCGCTGGTGATCCCGGAAGCGGACATCAAGGAGGGGTTGGCCCGCTTCGAGAAAGCGGTCGCCCAGGTGGTTAACGCCTGA
- the astA gene encoding arginine N-succinyltransferase codes for MLVIRPIEQKDFAGLKTCAIESGTGMTSLPVNDELLQRKIDASTQTFSDKPAGKGDCLYFFVAEDLETGEMVGTCAIDAAVGLSQPFYNYHIGKVVHSSPKLGIYNVVETLTLSNDYTGNTELCTLFLRECAREGLNGRLLSKHRFLFMAEHPELFDETVFAEMRGVSDGNGHSPFYEWLQTHFFSMDFPTVDYLTGIGKKRFIAELMPKYPIYVNLLSKEARAVIGQTHEKTRPAIKMLQDEGFVNRGYVDIFDAGPAVECELKNIRSVRRSQKLRVLIGEPIGGRTHLLCNSRFEQYRACYGNIRVDLDKHEAIIPPKMAAALKVQDGDMVRVVDLD; via the coding sequence ATGTTGGTTATCCGTCCCATCGAGCAAAAAGATTTTGCCGGGCTCAAGACCTGCGCCATCGAGTCCGGCACCGGCATGACCTCGTTGCCCGTCAACGATGAGCTGCTGCAGCGCAAGATCGACGCTTCTACCCAAACTTTTTCCGACAAGCCGGCCGGCAAAGGGGACTGCCTCTACTTCTTCGTGGCCGAGGATCTCGAGACCGGCGAGATGGTAGGGACCTGCGCCATCGATGCGGCTGTTGGTCTCTCCCAGCCGTTTTACAACTACCACATCGGCAAGGTGGTGCACTCTTCGCCCAAACTCGGTATCTACAATGTGGTCGAGACGCTGACTCTCTCCAATGACTACACCGGCAATACCGAGCTTTGCACCCTGTTCCTGCGCGAATGTGCTCGCGAGGGGCTCAATGGTCGCCTGCTCTCCAAGCACCGCTTCCTGTTTATGGCCGAGCACCCCGAGCTGTTTGACGAAACCGTCTTTGCCGAGATGCGCGGCGTCTCCGATGGCAATGGCCACAGCCCCTTCTACGAGTGGCTGCAGACCCACTTCTTCTCGATGGACTTTCCCACCGTCGACTATCTCACCGGCATCGGCAAGAAGCGCTTCATCGCCGAGCTGATGCCCAAGTACCCCATCTACGTCAACTTGCTGAGCAAGGAGGCGCGAGCCGTCATCGGCCAGACCCACGAGAAGACCCGTCCGGCCATCAAGATGCTGCAGGACGAGGGATTCGTGAATCGCGGCTATGTCGATATCTTCGATGCGGGACCGGCGGTCGAGTGCGAATTGAAGAACATCCGCAGCGTGCGTCGCAGCCAGAAATTGCGGGTGCTGATCGGCGAGCCCATCGGCGGCCGCACCCATCTGCTTTGCAACAGCCGCTTTGAACAGTACCGCGCCTGCTACGGCAATATCCGGGTCGATCTCGACAAGCATGAGGCCATCATTCCGCCCAAGATGGCGGCGGCACTCAAGGTGCAGGATGGCGACATGGTGCGGGTAGTCGACCTCGACTGA
- the astD gene encoding succinylglutamate-semialdehyde dehydrogenase, translated as MSQLVQFIDGQWLAGEGKPFESRDPAKNEVIWQGAAASAAQVDAAVKAARAAFYHWSDMELEDRLTIVRRYADLLGEHKEALALTIARETGKPLWETRTEVAAMQGKIAISIRAHDERTGTVENPMPGAKAYVRHKPHGVVAVFGPYNFPGHLPNGHIVPALIAGNAVVFKPSELTPMVAEAMLKVWQEAGLPKGVINLVQGEVETGKALAGNPDIDGLFFTGSSRTGHFLHQQFAGQPGKILALEMGGNNPLIVKDVSDIDGAVHAIVQSAFITSGQRCTCSRRLFVERGERGDALVNRLIEVVSQIKVGLYDAAEQPFMGSMISEKAAQGMVEAQANLQRLGGESLLTLKHLEAGTGFVSPGIIDVTSVNELPDEEYFGPLLQLIRYDDFDAAIDQGNATRYGLSAGLLGDKEADWHHFFKRIRAGIVNWNKPITGASSAAPFGGIGASGNHRASAYYAADYCAYPVASVEDSKAAMPDQLSPGLRF; from the coding sequence ATGAGCCAGTTAGTGCAATTTATCGACGGTCAGTGGCTTGCCGGTGAAGGCAAGCCGTTCGAGTCACGGGATCCGGCCAAAAACGAGGTGATCTGGCAGGGCGCTGCCGCCAGTGCGGCTCAGGTCGATGCGGCCGTCAAGGCTGCCCGCGCCGCCTTCTACCACTGGTCTGATATGGAGCTTGAGGATCGCCTGACCATAGTGCGTCGCTATGCCGACCTGCTGGGTGAGCACAAGGAGGCGTTGGCGCTGACTATCGCCCGCGAAACCGGCAAACCGTTGTGGGAGACCCGCACCGAAGTGGCCGCCATGCAGGGCAAGATCGCCATCTCCATCCGCGCCCATGACGAGCGTACCGGTACGGTGGAAAACCCCATGCCGGGCGCCAAGGCGTATGTCCGTCACAAGCCCCACGGTGTGGTGGCGGTGTTCGGCCCCTACAACTTCCCGGGCCATCTGCCCAACGGCCACATAGTGCCAGCGCTGATCGCGGGCAATGCCGTGGTGTTCAAACCCTCCGAGCTGACCCCCATGGTGGCGGAAGCCATGCTCAAGGTGTGGCAGGAGGCCGGGCTGCCCAAAGGGGTCATCAATTTGGTGCAGGGGGAGGTCGAGACCGGCAAGGCGCTGGCGGGCAATCCCGATATCGACGGCCTCTTCTTTACCGGCTCCTCCCGCACCGGCCATTTCCTCCATCAACAGTTTGCCGGCCAGCCGGGCAAAATTCTGGCGCTGGAGATGGGCGGTAACAACCCGCTGATCGTGAAAGATGTGAGCGACATCGACGGCGCCGTCCATGCCATCGTCCAGTCGGCATTTATCACCTCGGGTCAACGTTGCACCTGTTCCCGCCGTCTGTTTGTCGAGCGCGGTGAGCGGGGCGATGCCCTGGTCAATCGACTGATCGAGGTGGTCAGCCAGATCAAGGTCGGCCTCTACGACGCTGCCGAGCAGCCGTTCATGGGCTCGATGATTAGCGAGAAGGCAGCACAGGGCATGGTCGAGGCGCAAGCCAACCTGCAGCGCCTCGGTGGCGAGAGCCTGCTTACCCTCAAGCACCTGGAAGCGGGCACAGGCTTTGTCTCCCCGGGTATTATCGACGTGACCTCAGTCAACGAGCTGCCTGACGAAGAGTACTTCGGCCCGCTGCTGCAACTCATTCGTTATGATGATTTCGATGCCGCCATCGATCAGGGCAACGCCACCCGCTACGGTCTCTCGGCCGGTCTGCTGGGGGACAAGGAGGCGGACTGGCACCACTTCTTCAAGCGGATCCGCGCCGGTATCGTCAACTGGAACAAGCCCATCACCGGCGCCTCCAGTGCCGCGCCGTTTGGTGGCATCGGCGCCTCCGGCAACCACAGGGCAAGCGCCTACTACGCTGCTGACTACTGTGCGTATCCGGTTGCCTCTGTCGAAGACAGCAAAGCCGCGATGCCGGATCAACTGTCGCCCGGCCTGCGCTTCTGA
- a CDS encoding DUF1338 domain-containing protein has protein sequence MQKDIDTLFSHLWDNYIKVTPSALKVHTLLGGGEPIVNDHVAFRTYNLPKLGLEKLAAHFLALGYEQKGEYVFKAKKLYAKHFEHQDPDAPKVFISELKVEELSPAAQAIIHKLADQVPDHLTDTPAFLYTGAPWQVSYADYQTLLAESEYAAWMAAWGYRANHFTVNINKLKDFDTIHQVNAALKAAGFVLNSVGGEVKGDPQVMLEQSSTMADKAEVPFSDGVRTIPSCFYEFALRYPQADGVLYPGFVEASADKIFESTNAM, from the coding sequence ATGCAAAAGGATATCGACACCCTGTTCAGCCATCTGTGGGACAACTACATCAAGGTGACCCCGAGCGCCCTCAAGGTGCACACCCTGCTGGGTGGCGGCGAGCCCATCGTCAACGATCACGTGGCGTTTCGTACCTACAACCTGCCCAAGCTGGGGCTGGAGAAGCTGGCCGCCCACTTCCTGGCGCTCGGTTACGAGCAGAAGGGCGAGTACGTTTTCAAGGCCAAGAAGCTCTACGCCAAGCACTTCGAGCATCAGGATCCGGACGCTCCCAAGGTGTTTATCAGCGAGCTGAAGGTGGAAGAACTCTCCCCAGCGGCGCAGGCCATCATCCACAAGCTGGCCGATCAGGTGCCCGATCATCTGACCGATACACCGGCATTTCTCTACACCGGTGCCCCCTGGCAGGTCTCCTATGCCGATTATCAGACCCTGCTGGCGGAGAGCGAGTACGCGGCATGGATGGCAGCATGGGGCTATCGTGCCAACCACTTCACGGTCAATATCAACAAGTTGAAGGATTTTGACACCATCCATCAGGTCAATGCGGCACTGAAGGCGGCGGGTTTTGTGCTCAACAGCGTGGGTGGCGAGGTGAAAGGGGACCCGCAGGTGATGCTGGAGCAATCCTCCACCATGGCCGACAAAGCAGAGGTGCCGTTCAGCGATGGGGTGCGTACTATCCCGAGCTGCTTCTACGAGTTTGCTCTGCGCTATCCGCAGGCCGACGGCGTACTCTATCCGGGCTTTGTCGAAGCGTCCGCCGACAAAATTTTTGAGTCCACCAATGCCATGTAA
- a CDS encoding anhydro-N-acetylmuramic acid kinase produces the protein MAERYIGLMSGTSMDGIDAVLVVIDGDQLRVEAALSHPWPTAHELHELCTPSDNEIDRMGVADNLVAREFAAATHALLAKTGLTPADIRAIGSHGQTIRHRPQLGFTLQIGNAALLAALTGIDVIADFRTMDMALGGQGAPLVPAFHQAFFARPGALRVVLNLGGIANISVLPGHANGVYGFDTGPANTLLDGWYRRHHPKGAGYDAGGQWAASGKPIPALLEKLLAHPYFTAPAPKSTGREMFTLAWLDSELAGQPYAAADVQRTLQALTCHSIARQLPAPNEAQTRPELFVCGGGAHNAPLLSELASLLHGWRIASTAELGIAPDWMEGAAFAWLAERFIKHKPGNLPAVTGASRPAVLGALYPAP, from the coding sequence ATGGCTGAACGCTATATCGGATTGATGTCAGGCACCAGCATGGACGGTATTGACGCCGTGCTGGTGGTGATCGACGGGGATCAACTGCGGGTCGAGGCGGCCCTCAGCCACCCCTGGCCAACCGCCCACGAGCTGCATGAGCTCTGTACCCCTAGCGACAACGAGATCGATCGCATGGGGGTGGCCGACAATCTGGTGGCGCGCGAATTTGCCGCCGCCACCCACGCCCTGCTGGCCAAGACGGGCCTCACGCCCGCCGATATTCGCGCCATCGGCAGCCACGGCCAGACCATCCGCCACCGCCCCCAGCTTGGCTTCACCCTGCAGATCGGCAACGCGGCCCTGCTGGCGGCGCTGACCGGCATCGATGTCATCGCCGACTTTCGCACCATGGACATGGCCCTCGGCGGTCAGGGGGCCCCGCTGGTGCCCGCCTTCCATCAGGCCTTCTTTGCCCGCCCCGGTGCATTGCGGGTGGTGCTGAACCTCGGTGGCATCGCCAATATCTCGGTGCTGCCGGGCCATGCCAACGGGGTCTATGGCTTCGATACCGGCCCGGCCAACACCCTGCTCGACGGCTGGTATCGCCGCCATCACCCCAAGGGGGCCGGTTACGATGCCGGCGGCCAGTGGGCGGCCAGCGGCAAGCCAATCCCGGCCCTGCTGGAGAAGCTGCTGGCTCACCCCTATTTCACCGCCCCCGCCCCCAAGAGCACCGGGCGGGAGATGTTCACCCTGGCGTGGCTCGATAGCGAGCTGGCTGGCCAACCCTATGCCGCGGCGGATGTGCAGCGCACTCTGCAGGCGCTCACCTGCCACAGCATCGCCCGCCAGCTGCCTGCCCCGAATGAGGCGCAAACCCGTCCCGAGCTGTTTGTCTGCGGCGGCGGCGCCCATAACGCCCCGCTGCTGAGCGAATTGGCCAGCCTGCTGCACGGCTGGCGCATCGCCAGCACTGCCGAACTTGGCATTGCGCCCGACTGGATGGAAGGCGCAGCCTTTGCCTGGCTGGCGGAGCGCTTTATCAAGCACAAACCCGGCAACCTGCCCGCCGTCACCGGCGCCAGCCGTCCGGCTGTGCTGGGTGCTCTCTACCCCGCACCCTAG
- a CDS encoding peptidoglycan DD-metalloendopeptidase family protein, whose protein sequence is MVIWHAFNALPHWHRKMVLILSIMIMMLAAWPSEQAVATRVDENGNEIALREPANDNALNDELPAEAAQPVTPPKPRYITKQVKVRRGDNMGVIFQRIGLSTTDLHLIDQLEGSDPLRMLQPGQELTFKLTENGELHSLYYPHSLEQALKVSRKEETFVARNVKIALDTREQVSKGEIRSSFWGAAVDAGMTEDQIMDLAAIFGWDIDFAQDLQPGDSFRVVYEDKFRDDERVASGDILAAEFVNQGTAYRAVLNEDGNYYTPEGKAMRKSFLRAPVNFKYISSNFNPRRLHPVTGKIRPHNGIDYVAPVGTPIMAAGSGNVVAAGYNQFNGNYVFIKHAGNYVTKYLHLSKRTVNKGQRVKQGQTIGTLGGTGRVTGPHLHYEFVVGGIHKNPRTLTLPQAETLSGRELANFKKLAMPQLAKLDSPELQLAQNKRDSRGN, encoded by the coding sequence ATGGTTATTTGGCACGCCTTCAACGCACTCCCCCACTGGCACCGCAAGATGGTGCTGATCTTGAGCATCATGATCATGATGCTGGCTGCCTGGCCAAGCGAACAGGCAGTAGCAACACGGGTCGATGAAAACGGCAACGAAATTGCCCTGCGGGAACCGGCTAACGATAACGCGCTGAACGACGAGCTGCCGGCCGAGGCCGCCCAGCCCGTTACCCCGCCCAAGCCGCGCTACATCACCAAGCAGGTGAAGGTGCGCCGTGGCGACAACATGGGGGTGATCTTCCAGCGCATTGGCCTGAGCACCACGGATCTGCACCTGATCGATCAGCTCGAGGGCAGCGATCCCCTGCGGATGCTGCAACCGGGGCAGGAACTCACCTTCAAGCTCACCGAGAACGGCGAGCTGCACAGCCTCTATTACCCCCACAGTCTGGAGCAGGCGCTCAAGGTGAGCCGCAAGGAGGAGACCTTTGTCGCCCGCAACGTCAAGATCGCCCTCGACACCCGCGAACAGGTGAGCAAGGGCGAGATCCGCTCCAGCTTCTGGGGCGCCGCGGTGGATGCGGGGATGACCGAAGATCAGATCATGGACTTGGCCGCCATCTTCGGCTGGGACATCGACTTTGCCCAGGACTTGCAACCGGGAGACAGCTTCCGGGTGGTCTATGAAGACAAGTTCCGCGACGACGAGCGGGTCGCCTCCGGCGATATTCTGGCGGCGGAGTTCGTCAACCAGGGCACCGCCTACCGCGCCGTGCTCAATGAAGATGGCAACTACTACACCCCGGAAGGCAAAGCGATGCGCAAGAGCTTCCTGCGCGCGCCGGTCAACTTCAAATACATCAGCTCCAACTTCAACCCGCGCCGCCTCCATCCGGTGACCGGCAAGATCCGCCCCCACAACGGCATCGACTATGTGGCGCCGGTGGGCACCCCCATCATGGCGGCGGGCTCCGGCAACGTGGTGGCGGCGGGCTACAACCAGTTCAACGGCAACTACGTCTTTATCAAGCATGCCGGCAACTATGTGACCAAGTACCTGCACCTCTCCAAACGCACCGTCAACAAGGGACAGCGGGTGAAGCAGGGGCAGACCATCGGCACTCTGGGTGGCACCGGCCGCGTCACCGGCCCGCACCTGCACTACGAATTCGTGGTGGGCGGCATTCACAAGAACCCGCGCACCCTCACCCTGCCGCAGGCAGAGACCCTGAGCGGACGCGAGCTGGCCAACTTCAAAAAGCTGGCGATGCCGCAACTGGCCAAGCTCGACAGCCCCGAGCTGCAGCTGGCCCAGAACAAGCGGGATAGCCGCGGCAACTAA
- the tyrS gene encoding tyrosine--tRNA ligase: protein MSQLEVALAEIKRGAEEILVEEELVAKLKEGRPLRIKLGMDPTAPDIHLGHTVILNKLKTFQDLGHEVILLIGDFTAMVGDPSGKNATRPPLSEEAIKHNALTYAEQAFKILDPAKTRIEYNSTWLSELGATGMIKLAAKQTVARMMERDDFKKRYTGGQSIAIHEFLYPLLQGYDSVALKADVELGGTDQKFNLLMGRELQKDAGMATQCVLMMPLLVGLDGVKKMSKSAGNYIGVHDAPGEMFGKIMSITDDLMWNYYELLSFRPLAEIEEFKAGIAAGTLNPRDVKIWLAKEIIARYHDEAAAEAAHEDFTQRFSKNAIPDEMPEIELALEGEGLAIANLLKEADLVATTSEALRMIKQGAVKVDGEKLEDGKALIGAGTAVYQVGKRKFARVTVK from the coding sequence ATGTCCCAGCTCGAGGTGGCGCTAGCCGAGATCAAGCGCGGAGCGGAAGAAATTCTGGTTGAAGAAGAACTTGTCGCCAAGTTGAAGGAAGGGCGCCCGCTGCGCATCAAGTTGGGCATGGACCCAACCGCCCCCGACATTCACCTGGGTCATACCGTGATCCTCAACAAGCTGAAGACCTTCCAGGATCTGGGCCATGAAGTGATCCTGCTGATCGGTGACTTCACTGCCATGGTGGGTGACCCCTCCGGCAAGAATGCCACCCGTCCGCCGCTCTCCGAAGAGGCCATCAAGCACAACGCCCTCACCTATGCCGAGCAGGCGTTCAAGATCCTCGACCCCGCCAAGACCCGTATCGAGTACAACTCGACCTGGCTGAGCGAGCTGGGTGCGACCGGCATGATCAAGCTGGCGGCCAAGCAGACCGTGGCCCGCATGATGGAGCGCGACGATTTCAAAAAGCGCTACACCGGCGGCCAGTCCATCGCGATTCACGAATTCCTCTATCCGCTGCTGCAAGGCTATGACTCGGTCGCGCTGAAGGCGGACGTTGAGCTCGGCGGTACCGACCAGAAGTTCAACCTGCTGATGGGCCGCGAGCTGCAAAAAGATGCCGGCATGGCGACCCAGTGCGTGCTGATGATGCCGCTGCTGGTGGGTCTGGATGGCGTCAAGAAGATGTCCAAGTCCGCAGGCAACTACATCGGCGTCCACGACGCTCCGGGCGAGATGTTCGGCAAGATCATGTCCATCACCGACGATCTGATGTGGAACTACTACGAGCTGCTCTCCTTCCGTCCGCTGGCTGAAATTGAAGAGTTCAAGGCAGGTATCGCGGCCGGTACTCTCAATCCGCGCGACGTGAAGATCTGGCTGGCCAAAGAGATCATCGCCCGTTATCACGACGAAGCGGCGGCTGAAGCGGCCCACGAAGATTTCACCCAGCGTTTCTCCAAGAACGCCATTCCGGACGAGATGCCGGAAATCGAGCTGGCACTGGAAGGCGAAGGTCTGGCCATCGCCAACCTGCTGAAAGAGGCCGATCTGGTAGCCACCACCTCCGAAGCGCTGCGGATGATCAAGCAGGGCGCGGTCAAGGTTGATGGCGAGAAGCTGGAAGATGGCAAGGCACTCATCGGTGCCGGTACCGCCGTCTATCAGGTTGGCAAGCGCAAGTTTGCCCGCGTGACTGTCAAATAA
- a CDS encoding LysR family transcriptional regulator, which yields MELRTLRYFMAVVEKQNFTRAAESLNMAQPPLSQQIRKLEETLGTPLLRRLTRGVELTEAGESLYRDAAQILALADAAKLKVKRIARGEQGALRIGFAGSTVLHPAVLTLLHDYRERYPEVALSPQEGTMPALVEALRNDRLDAAILRLPCRGSEGFAHHLIEQEPLLIALPTSHPKAKPGPLPLACLKDESFILFPHAIGPGLYDGIVCLCREAGFEPILGPECPQVISTVGMVQAGFGVTLVPSSVAALRPLGVSYHPIAGNGMMTSISLATRPHPSSAVLRHFIAQIRTAQIRQGLPKEALLNKLEPV from the coding sequence ATGGAACTTCGTACGCTCCGCTACTTCATGGCCGTTGTTGAAAAGCAGAATTTCACCCGCGCAGCCGAATCACTCAACATGGCCCAGCCGCCCCTGAGCCAGCAGATCCGCAAGCTGGAAGAGACCCTGGGCACCCCGCTGCTGCGCCGTCTCACCCGCGGCGTCGAACTGACCGAGGCGGGCGAGAGCCTCTATCGGGATGCGGCGCAGATCCTGGCGCTGGCCGATGCGGCAAAACTGAAGGTAAAGCGGATTGCCCGGGGCGAGCAGGGGGCACTGCGGATCGGCTTTGCCGGTTCCACCGTGCTCCACCCCGCAGTGCTGACCCTGCTGCACGACTATCGGGAGCGCTACCCCGAGGTAGCCCTCAGCCCGCAGGAGGGCACCATGCCGGCACTGGTGGAGGCGCTGCGCAACGATCGGCTGGACGCAGCCATCTTGCGGCTGCCCTGTCGGGGTAGCGAGGGCTTTGCCCATCACCTTATCGAGCAGGAGCCGCTGCTGATAGCCCTGCCGACCAGCCACCCCAAGGCCAAGCCGGGCCCCTTGCCACTGGCCTGCCTGAAGGATGAGAGTTTTATTCTGTTTCCCCACGCTATCGGGCCCGGGCTCTATGACGGAATAGTGTGTCTCTGCCGGGAGGCGGGGTTCGAGCCGATACTGGGGCCCGAATGCCCGCAGGTGATTTCTACCGTCGGCATGGTGCAGGCGGGCTTTGGCGTGACTCTGGTGCCCAGCTCGGTGGCGGCGCTGCGCCCGCTCGGGGTCAGTTATCACCCCATCGCCGGCAACGGCATGATGACCAGTATCAGTCTGGCGACACGGCCGCATCCAAGCAGTGCCGTGCTGCGGCACTTTATCGCCCAGATCCGTACCGCCCAGATACGACAAGGCCTCCCGAAGGAGGCCCTGTTGAACAAGCTTGAACCGGTTTGA